In Denticeps clupeoides chromosome 1, fDenClu1.1, whole genome shotgun sequence, a single window of DNA contains:
- the ttc6 gene encoding uncharacterized protein ttc6 isoform X3 — translation MAARQGILKPSEEGTVQEDEAHPQNSREKRICSPQENPEDFPPETLRDLELPGLVPQSSPGTRMMLASIGLDGPDLLNTPPLSFPQNHISTDVRAESVKGEEGEVEERAEEQGPVISHFAGTTKGVPMVRRPQPPPKPRCERPFTTNRKLCTSVKVPGPETKAGGSCSHSSSHWHVHSHVTPSDPKHLNKNKAAVPAPSTSTTHGLKSTAELLMEAQIISGVRCVAPSIKPAQETSLTLDDPPSSSGSEKKRNPPSAAGLVFGELLGDDYLTEGSVSSGTFGVFPPRVFKPCSPPHGLPRQATRTPEADMYYKKTIHHLCTSRHSEVLPVELQLVSRACHSSNQFGAVAQRLLQRAALVHCCSAQVDQHRTVTVERPCAALSELQQKVFAANPSPQAPETLPDWKRIAGYYVETPQMMLHGQSAQLCDSELKMFWKPAPPKLSCTPSYVRDKLFPKYQPAGRVVSGGNQQLVHLSRDPPPSEPSSCTKNIIARKCRSLLDIRAEESAPPISQLLPQTECLKRSVSSPQLCPATDTSLRVQCDFSSVTRELEVITQQLLASSQPKDPSIKLRNLQQTLPLDPQEPTVEPTGLIMSTQVQRCQGQGKGHRRHHKRAQRGKKLSQAKMAYVQQKLKEPPRKLFRSESLWILPQKPKTRPQWHHLPRRPSLPPLLDFQSFVEKQGDEPDMVSSHEWVRDIWKAWTNEGPSLDRVDLSQTLEQGLTMATLEQEVAKLTDEMAKQRAVKAFDLCRRGALYTKLGHLSKALEDLNAAISLEPHLLDAYWHRHRVYLLKNNQQDALYDLNFIIERNKRHADALESRAEIYRTRGEVALAIINYTQAIKCRPHDGDIYFRRAEMYERQDKMSLAMEDYAAARRINPHRTDALMKRGLYHFNSSNWAVALDDFTSLLQQEPRVATAWTYRGRICMKMGRLQEAVEYFSLAIHLDPNNWLAFHYRGCLLRKSLPEQALRDLSVSVLINDHSENISAFLHRGLVYSDQRQWRKALLDFEAVIKLDRGLIYMLHLEQNGRAVRMFSKALSADPTCSRAYACRARAFHKLNDLRRALKDVTSAIHLTPDVQDLHVMRCLYLCDMKHFTLANVSVQYAVQMNEGLASSPMLQATVSSFLGDDAQAIGLLVEATQKSFSAPILIQLGKLQMKAQSFMEAADSFMKAIGILSSDSLSNHHQTAEPFYLIGLCYIKQHELQQAVIAFSKAIKVNPCHAEAYHQRGVCHARLQQPESLQDLNRSLTIDPSLFQVYLSRAAFYGAKGFYSKAILNCNEAISIQPNSTRAYLYRGALKIRLKAYKGAVEDLSVATAIDQTCSFAYYNRGLCYQLLRNHKLALRDYGITLLLPGPKQLAFKTLVNRALLYTELNDPCNALEDFLDASDRSPEDAAIHHALGVYHHRLGQLQESVKAYTQAMRFHPFFLEAYVGRGNALMDYGHNQARKQAQRDYLSALHLDPLCQSARICLAYNFQVFGRFQWAWNQFTVAAELTPRNWAAFEGRAVVNLQMGSMYAAFQDISSALKLNPLSEQLFTNRGVINQLMGDKVNAMRDYKKAISLIPSYALAYFNAANLYFYNRQFEQACEYYSRAVELDPQDESALLNRAITLSLLRKVPEALSDFSLALELNPSFAHVFLNRANLYCSLKEYQLAEKDLNDALRLQPSDALLYKLRSEVRGHLGLTQQALQDYETALELHGDLET, via the exons ATGGCTGCAAGGCAGGGAATATTAAAGCCAAGTGAGGAGGGCACAGTACAGGAGGATGAAGCCCATCCACAAAATTCCAGGGAGAAACGCATATGCTCACCTCAAGAAAACCCTGAAGATTTTCCACCAGAAACCCTCAGAGATCTGGAATTACCTGGACTGGTCCCGCAGAGTTCTCCAGGAACCAGAATGATGCTTGCGTCTATAGGTTTAGATGGTCCAGATCTGCTGAACACACCTCCTCTCTCATTCCCTCAAAACCACATCTCGACAGATGTGAGGGCAGAATCCGTAAAAGGTGAAGAAGGGGAAGTGGAAGAACGTGCTGAAGAACAGGGTCCAGTCATTTCCCACTTTGCAGGAACCACTAAAGGAGTTCCAATGGTCAGGAGGCCTCAGCCTCCTCCTAAACCAAGGTGTGAACGGCCCTTCACCACCAATAGAAAGCTCTGCACTTCTGTGAAGGTACCTGGTCCAGAGACCAAAGCAGGAGGTTCATGTTCACACAGTTCTTCCCACTGGCATGTTCATTCCCACGTGACCCCCAGTGACCccaaacatttaaataagaacaaGGCTGCGGTACCTGCACCCAGCACGTCCACCACCCATGGGCTGAAGTCCACCGCAGAGCTGCTGATGGAGGCTCAGATCATTTCAGGGGTGAGGTGTGTGGCCCCATCCATAAAGCCAGCGCAGGAAACATCCTTGACCCTAGATGATCCCCCGTCCTCCTCAGGGAGTGAGAAGAAGAGGAACCCTCCCTCTGCTGCCGGTCTTGTGTTTGGGGAGCTGCTGGGGGACGATTACTTAACTGAG GGTTCtgtgagcagtggcaccttcggAGTGTTTCCACCGAGAGTCTTCAAGCCCTGCAGCCCCCCCCACGGCCTGCCTCGCCAGGCAACCAGGACTCCTGAAGCTGA CATGTATTATAAAAAGACCATCCACCATCTCTGCACATCTCGGCACAGCGAAGTTCTCCCCGTGGAGCTCCAGCTGGTCTCCAGAGCCTGCCACTCCTCCAACCAGTTCGGCGCAGTGGCACAGCGCCTCCTGCAGAGGGCAGCACTCGTGCACTGCTGCAGTGCGCAGGTGGACCAGCACAG GACTGTGACTGTTGAGCGTCCTTGTGCAGCTCTCTCAGAGCTGCAGCAGAAGGTCTTCGCCGCAAATCCGTCTCCTCAGGCCCCAGAAACCTTGCCTGACTGGAAGAGGATAGCAGGGTATTATGTGGAGACGCCACAGATGATGCTGCACGGACAATCG GCTCAACTGTGCGACAGCGAGCTGAAAATGTTCTGGAAGCCGGCGCCCCCCAAGTTGAGCTGCACCCCCTCCTACGTGAGGGACAAGCTCTTCCCCAAGTACCAG CCTGCCGGGCGGGTCGTGAGTGGAGGGAATCAGCAGTTGGTCCACTTGTCACGTGACCCGCCTCCCTCTGAGCCCAGCTCATGCACA AAAAATATAATTGCCAGGAAGTGCCGGTCATTGTTGGACATCAGAGCTGAGGAGTCAGCCCCTCCCATTTCACAGCTCCTCCCACAAACG GAGTGTTTGAAGCGTTCTGTCTCCAGCCCACAATTATGTCCAGCCACTGACACCAGCCTCAGAGTCCAGTGTGACTTCTCCTCAGTTACCCGTGAGTTAGAGGTCATAACGCAACAGCTTTTGGCTTCTTCTCAGCCCAAAGACCCCTCAATCAAACTTAGAAATCTGCAGCAAACCCTGCCCCTGGATCCCCAGGAGCCCACTGTGGAGCCCACGGGGCTCATAATGAGCACACAGGTTCAGCGGTGCCAGGGTCAGGGCAAAGGTCACAGGAGACACCacaagagagcccagagagggaagaAGCTCAGCCAGGCTAAGATGGCCTACGTCCAACAGAAGCTGAAAGAGCCACCGCGCAAGTTGTTCAG GAGTGAGTCTCTGTGGATTCTGCCACAGAAACCTAAAACTCGTCCTCAGTGGCATCACCTCCCTCGCCGCCCCAGCCTGCCCCCACTGCTGGACTTCCAGAGTTTTGTTGAAAAGCAGGGGGATGAACCTGACATGGTCTCTTCTCATGAGTGGGTGAGGGACATCTGGAAAGCCTGGACGAATGAGGGGCCGTCTCTGGACAGGGTGGATCTCTCACAGACACTGGAGCAGGGGCTGACCATGGCCACCCTGGAGCAGGAAGTGGCCAAGCTGACGGATGAAATGGCCAAGCAGAGAGCTGTGAAGGCATTTGACCTGTGCAGACGTGGAGCCTTGTACACAAAGCTCGGTCATCTCAGCAAGGCACTGGAAGACCTCAATGCG GCCATTTCCCTTGAGCCCCATTTGCTGGATGCCTACTGGCACAGACACAGGGTCTACCTGCTGAAGAACAACCAGCAGGATGCTCTGTATGACCTCAACTTTATCATCGAGCGCAACAAGAGGCACGCAG ATGCACTTGAATCCAGAGCTGAGATCTATAGAACGAGAGGGGAAGTTGCTCTGGCAATCATCAACTACACACAGGCCATCAAGTGCAGACCCCATGACGGTGACATCTACTTCAGAAGGGCCGAGATGTACGAGAGGCAGGACAAGATGTCGCTGGCCATGGAGGACTATGCGGCa GCGCGCCGCATCAACCCCCATCGCACAGATGCCCTGATGAAACGTGGCCTGTACCACTTCAACAGCTCCAACTGGGCGGTGGCTCTCGATGACTTCACCTCGTTGCTCCAACAGGAACCTCGGGTGGCCACAGCTTG GACATATAGAGGAAGGATCTGCATGAAGATGGGCCGACTTCAGGAGGCTGTTGAATATTTCTCTTTGGCCATCCACCTGGATCCAAACAACTGGCTGGCTTTTCACTACCGCGGCTGCCTACTGAGGAAGAGCCTGCCTGAGCAGGccctgagagacctcagtgtcTCCG TGCTGATCAATGACCACAGTGAGAACATCAGTGCCTTCCTGCACCGCGGCCTTGTCTACTCAGACCAAAGACAGTGGAGGAAGGCGCTGTTGGACTTTGAAGCTGTGATCAAACTCGACAG GGGCCTGATCTACATGCTACATCTGGAGCAGAATGGCAGGGCTGTTCGAATGTTCAGCAAGGCGCTCAGTGCAGATCCTACCTGCAGCAGGGCCTATGCATGCCGAGCCAGGGCCTTCCACAAA CTGAATGACCTGAGGAGAGCCTTGAAGGATGTGACTTCAGCCATTCACTTGACACCTGATGTGCAGGACCTGCATGTCATGAG ATGTCTGTATTTATGTGACATGAAGCACTTTACTCTGGCAAATGTGTCAGTGCAATATGCTGTTCAGATGAACGAAG GTCTGGCATCATCCCCCATGCTGCAGGCCACTGTGAGCTCTTTCCTGGGTGATGATGCCCAAGCTATTGGCCTCCTGGTGGAAGCCACTCAAAAGTCCTTCTCAGCTCCCATTCTCATCCAGCTGGGCAAGTTGCAGATGAAGGCCCAGAGTTTTATG GAGGCAGCAGACAGCTTCATGAAGGCCATAGGCATTTTGAGCTCGGATAGCCTATCAAATCACCATCAGACTGCTGAACCCTTTTACCTGATTGGCCTGTGCTATATTAAGCAGCATGAGTTACAGCAG GCTGTAATTGCATTCAGCAAAGCAATAAAGGTAAACCCGTGCCATGCCGAGGCCTACCACCAGCGTGGAGTTTGCCACGCACGCCTGCAGCAGCCAGAAAGCCTGCAAGACTTAAACCGCTCCCTAACAATCGACCCCAGCCTTTTCCAG GTGTACTTAAGCCGAGCTGCTTTCTATGGAGCCAAGGGGTTCTATTCCAAGGCAATCCTCAACTGTAATGAAGCCATTAGTATCCAGCCAAACAGCACCAGAGCTTATCTGTACCGAGGCGCTCTCAAAATCCGTCTCAAG GCTTACAAGGGGGCAGTGGAGGACTTGTCCGTAGCAACTGCCATTGACCAAACATGTTCATTTGCATACTACAACCGTGGTTTGTGTTACCAGCTGTTGAGAAATCACAAACTG GCACTGCGAGACTACGGCATAACCTTGCTACTTCCTGGGCCGAAACAGCTGGCTTTTAAAACGCTGGTGAACCGTGCACTCCTCTACACAGAGCTCAATGACCCTTGCAATGCCTTAGAG GACTTCTTAGATGCCTCAGACAGAAGCCCAGAGGATGCTGCCATCCATCATGCCCTGGGCGTGTACCACCACAG GCTGGGACAGCTACAAGAGTCCGTCAAAGCCTACACACAAGCTATGAGGTTCCACCCCTTCTTCCTGGAGGCCTATGTTGGCCGAGGGAACGCCCTCATGGACTATGGCCACAACCAGGCTAGAAAACAGGCACAGAGAGACTACCTGAGTGCCCTGCACCTGGACCCACTCTGCCAGAGCGCTCGAATATGTCTGGCATACAACTTCCAG GTATTTGGACGTTTCCAGTGGGCCTGGAATCAGTTCACCGTGGCTGCTGAGCTCACCCCCAGAAACTGGGCTGCTTTCGAGGGACGGGCTGTTGTCAATCTTCAGATGGGGAGCATGTATGCGGCATTTCAGGACATAAGCTCTGCGCTGAAG TTGAATCCTCTGTCGGAACAGCTCTTCACAAACCGTGGCGTGATAAACCAGCTCATGGGTGACAAAGTGAATGCAATGAGGGACTATAAGAAGGCCATTTCTCTCATCCCTTCATATGCCCTTGCTTACTTCAATGCTGCCAACCTCTACTTTTACAACAGACAGTTTGAGCAG GCCTGCGAGTATTACAGTAGGGCAGTCGAGCTGGACCCTCAGGACGAATCGGCTTTGCTGAACAGAGCCATCACTCTCAGCCTGCTTCGGAAGGTTCCCGAAGCTCTGAGCGACTTTTCTCTGGCTCTGGAGCTCAACCCCAGTTTCGCTCATGTGTTCCTCAACCGAGCCAACCTCTACTGCTCCCTGAAAGAGTACCAGCTGGCGGAGAAGGACCTTAATGACG CACTCCGACTGCAGCCCAGTGATGCCCTGCTTTATAAGTTACGTTCTGAGGTGCGTGGTCACCTGGGCCTCACCCAGCAGGCTTTGCAGGACTATGAAACGGCACTGGAGCTTCACGGAGACCTGGAGACCTGA
- the ttc6 gene encoding uncharacterized protein ttc6 isoform X5, which yields MAARQGILKPSEEGTVQEDEAHPQNSREKRICSPQENPEDFPPETLRDLELPGLVPQSSPGTRMMLASIGLDGPDLLNTPPLSFPQNHISTDVRAESVKGEEGEVEERAEEQGPVISHFAGTTKGVPMVRRPQPPPKPRCERPFTTNRKLCTSVKVPGPETKAGGSCSHSSSHWHVHSHVTPSDPKHLNKNKAAVPAPSTSTTHGLKSTAELLMEAQIISGVRCVAPSIKPAQETSLTLDDPPSSSGSEKKRNPPSAAGLVFGELLGDDYLTEGSVSSGTFGVFPPRVFKPCSPPHGLPRQATRTPEADMYYKKTIHHLCTSRHSEVLPVELQLVSRACHSSNQFGAVAQRLLQRAALVHCCSAQVDQHRTVTVERPCAALSELQQKVFAANPSPQAPETLPDWKRIAGYYVETPQMMLHGQSAQLCDSELKMFWKPAPPKLSCTPSYVRDKLFPKYQPAGRVVSGGNQQLVHLSRDPPPSEPSSCTKNIIARKCRSLLDIRAEESAPPISQLLPQTECLKRSVSSPQLCPATDTSLRVQCDFSSVTRELEVITQQLLASSQPKDPSIKLRNLQQTLPLDPQEPTVEPTGLIMSTQVQRCQGQGKGHRRHHKRAQRGKKLSQAKMAYVQQKLKEPPRKLFRSESLWILPQKPKTRPQWHHLPRRPSLPPLLDFQSFVEKQGDEPDMVSSHEWVRDIWKAWTNEGPSLDRVDLSQTLEQGLTMATLEQEVAKLTDEMAKQRAVKAFDLCRRGALYTKLGHLSKALEDLNAAISLEPHLLDAYWHRHRVYLLKNNQQDALYDLNFIIERNKRHADALESRAEIYRTRGEVALAIINYTQAIKCRPHDGDIYFRRAEMYERQDKMSLAMEDYAAARRINPHRTDALMKRGLYHFNSSNWAVALDDFTSLLQQEPRVATAWTYRGRICMKMGRLQEAVEYFSLAIHLDPNNWLAFHYRGCLLRKSLPEQALRDLSVSVLINDHSENISAFLHRGLVYSDQRQWRKALLDFEAVIKLDSSMAVAHVNRGLIYMLHLEQNGRAVRMFSKALSADPTCSRAYACRARAFHKLNDLRRALKDVTSAIHLTPDVQDLHVMRCLYLCDMKHFTLANVSVQYAVQMNEGLASSPMLQATVSSFLGDDAQAIGLLVEATQKSFSAPILIQLGKLQMKAQSFMEAADSFMKAIGILSSDSLSNHHQTAEPFYLIGLCYIKQHELQQAVIAFSKAIKVNPCHAEAYHQRGVCHARLQQPESLQDLNRSLTIDPSLFQVYLSRAAFYGAKGFYSKAILNCNEAISIQPNSTRAYLYRGALKIRLKAYKGAVEDLSVATAIDQTCSFAYYNRGLCYQLLRNHKLALRDYGITLLLPGPKQLAFKTLVNRALLYTELNDPCNALEDFLDASDRSPEDAAIHHALGVYHHRLGQLQESVKAYTQAMRFHPFFLEAYVGRGNALMDYGHNQARKQAQRDYLSALHLDPLCQSARICLAYNFQII from the exons ATGGCTGCAAGGCAGGGAATATTAAAGCCAAGTGAGGAGGGCACAGTACAGGAGGATGAAGCCCATCCACAAAATTCCAGGGAGAAACGCATATGCTCACCTCAAGAAAACCCTGAAGATTTTCCACCAGAAACCCTCAGAGATCTGGAATTACCTGGACTGGTCCCGCAGAGTTCTCCAGGAACCAGAATGATGCTTGCGTCTATAGGTTTAGATGGTCCAGATCTGCTGAACACACCTCCTCTCTCATTCCCTCAAAACCACATCTCGACAGATGTGAGGGCAGAATCCGTAAAAGGTGAAGAAGGGGAAGTGGAAGAACGTGCTGAAGAACAGGGTCCAGTCATTTCCCACTTTGCAGGAACCACTAAAGGAGTTCCAATGGTCAGGAGGCCTCAGCCTCCTCCTAAACCAAGGTGTGAACGGCCCTTCACCACCAATAGAAAGCTCTGCACTTCTGTGAAGGTACCTGGTCCAGAGACCAAAGCAGGAGGTTCATGTTCACACAGTTCTTCCCACTGGCATGTTCATTCCCACGTGACCCCCAGTGACCccaaacatttaaataagaacaaGGCTGCGGTACCTGCACCCAGCACGTCCACCACCCATGGGCTGAAGTCCACCGCAGAGCTGCTGATGGAGGCTCAGATCATTTCAGGGGTGAGGTGTGTGGCCCCATCCATAAAGCCAGCGCAGGAAACATCCTTGACCCTAGATGATCCCCCGTCCTCCTCAGGGAGTGAGAAGAAGAGGAACCCTCCCTCTGCTGCCGGTCTTGTGTTTGGGGAGCTGCTGGGGGACGATTACTTAACTGAG GGTTCtgtgagcagtggcaccttcggAGTGTTTCCACCGAGAGTCTTCAAGCCCTGCAGCCCCCCCCACGGCCTGCCTCGCCAGGCAACCAGGACTCCTGAAGCTGA CATGTATTATAAAAAGACCATCCACCATCTCTGCACATCTCGGCACAGCGAAGTTCTCCCCGTGGAGCTCCAGCTGGTCTCCAGAGCCTGCCACTCCTCCAACCAGTTCGGCGCAGTGGCACAGCGCCTCCTGCAGAGGGCAGCACTCGTGCACTGCTGCAGTGCGCAGGTGGACCAGCACAG GACTGTGACTGTTGAGCGTCCTTGTGCAGCTCTCTCAGAGCTGCAGCAGAAGGTCTTCGCCGCAAATCCGTCTCCTCAGGCCCCAGAAACCTTGCCTGACTGGAAGAGGATAGCAGGGTATTATGTGGAGACGCCACAGATGATGCTGCACGGACAATCG GCTCAACTGTGCGACAGCGAGCTGAAAATGTTCTGGAAGCCGGCGCCCCCCAAGTTGAGCTGCACCCCCTCCTACGTGAGGGACAAGCTCTTCCCCAAGTACCAG CCTGCCGGGCGGGTCGTGAGTGGAGGGAATCAGCAGTTGGTCCACTTGTCACGTGACCCGCCTCCCTCTGAGCCCAGCTCATGCACA AAAAATATAATTGCCAGGAAGTGCCGGTCATTGTTGGACATCAGAGCTGAGGAGTCAGCCCCTCCCATTTCACAGCTCCTCCCACAAACG GAGTGTTTGAAGCGTTCTGTCTCCAGCCCACAATTATGTCCAGCCACTGACACCAGCCTCAGAGTCCAGTGTGACTTCTCCTCAGTTACCCGTGAGTTAGAGGTCATAACGCAACAGCTTTTGGCTTCTTCTCAGCCCAAAGACCCCTCAATCAAACTTAGAAATCTGCAGCAAACCCTGCCCCTGGATCCCCAGGAGCCCACTGTGGAGCCCACGGGGCTCATAATGAGCACACAGGTTCAGCGGTGCCAGGGTCAGGGCAAAGGTCACAGGAGACACCacaagagagcccagagagggaagaAGCTCAGCCAGGCTAAGATGGCCTACGTCCAACAGAAGCTGAAAGAGCCACCGCGCAAGTTGTTCAG GAGTGAGTCTCTGTGGATTCTGCCACAGAAACCTAAAACTCGTCCTCAGTGGCATCACCTCCCTCGCCGCCCCAGCCTGCCCCCACTGCTGGACTTCCAGAGTTTTGTTGAAAAGCAGGGGGATGAACCTGACATGGTCTCTTCTCATGAGTGGGTGAGGGACATCTGGAAAGCCTGGACGAATGAGGGGCCGTCTCTGGACAGGGTGGATCTCTCACAGACACTGGAGCAGGGGCTGACCATGGCCACCCTGGAGCAGGAAGTGGCCAAGCTGACGGATGAAATGGCCAAGCAGAGAGCTGTGAAGGCATTTGACCTGTGCAGACGTGGAGCCTTGTACACAAAGCTCGGTCATCTCAGCAAGGCACTGGAAGACCTCAATGCG GCCATTTCCCTTGAGCCCCATTTGCTGGATGCCTACTGGCACAGACACAGGGTCTACCTGCTGAAGAACAACCAGCAGGATGCTCTGTATGACCTCAACTTTATCATCGAGCGCAACAAGAGGCACGCAG ATGCACTTGAATCCAGAGCTGAGATCTATAGAACGAGAGGGGAAGTTGCTCTGGCAATCATCAACTACACACAGGCCATCAAGTGCAGACCCCATGACGGTGACATCTACTTCAGAAGGGCCGAGATGTACGAGAGGCAGGACAAGATGTCGCTGGCCATGGAGGACTATGCGGCa GCGCGCCGCATCAACCCCCATCGCACAGATGCCCTGATGAAACGTGGCCTGTACCACTTCAACAGCTCCAACTGGGCGGTGGCTCTCGATGACTTCACCTCGTTGCTCCAACAGGAACCTCGGGTGGCCACAGCTTG GACATATAGAGGAAGGATCTGCATGAAGATGGGCCGACTTCAGGAGGCTGTTGAATATTTCTCTTTGGCCATCCACCTGGATCCAAACAACTGGCTGGCTTTTCACTACCGCGGCTGCCTACTGAGGAAGAGCCTGCCTGAGCAGGccctgagagacctcagtgtcTCCG TGCTGATCAATGACCACAGTGAGAACATCAGTGCCTTCCTGCACCGCGGCCTTGTCTACTCAGACCAAAGACAGTGGAGGAAGGCGCTGTTGGACTTTGAAGCTGTGATCAAACTCGACAG CAGCATGGCTGTCGCCCATGTAAACAGGGGCCTGATCTACATGCTACATCTGGAGCAGAATGGCAGGGCTGTTCGAATGTTCAGCAAGGCGCTCAGTGCAGATCCTACCTGCAGCAGGGCCTATGCATGCCGAGCCAGGGCCTTCCACAAA CTGAATGACCTGAGGAGAGCCTTGAAGGATGTGACTTCAGCCATTCACTTGACACCTGATGTGCAGGACCTGCATGTCATGAG ATGTCTGTATTTATGTGACATGAAGCACTTTACTCTGGCAAATGTGTCAGTGCAATATGCTGTTCAGATGAACGAAG GTCTGGCATCATCCCCCATGCTGCAGGCCACTGTGAGCTCTTTCCTGGGTGATGATGCCCAAGCTATTGGCCTCCTGGTGGAAGCCACTCAAAAGTCCTTCTCAGCTCCCATTCTCATCCAGCTGGGCAAGTTGCAGATGAAGGCCCAGAGTTTTATG GAGGCAGCAGACAGCTTCATGAAGGCCATAGGCATTTTGAGCTCGGATAGCCTATCAAATCACCATCAGACTGCTGAACCCTTTTACCTGATTGGCCTGTGCTATATTAAGCAGCATGAGTTACAGCAG GCTGTAATTGCATTCAGCAAAGCAATAAAGGTAAACCCGTGCCATGCCGAGGCCTACCACCAGCGTGGAGTTTGCCACGCACGCCTGCAGCAGCCAGAAAGCCTGCAAGACTTAAACCGCTCCCTAACAATCGACCCCAGCCTTTTCCAG GTGTACTTAAGCCGAGCTGCTTTCTATGGAGCCAAGGGGTTCTATTCCAAGGCAATCCTCAACTGTAATGAAGCCATTAGTATCCAGCCAAACAGCACCAGAGCTTATCTGTACCGAGGCGCTCTCAAAATCCGTCTCAAG GCTTACAAGGGGGCAGTGGAGGACTTGTCCGTAGCAACTGCCATTGACCAAACATGTTCATTTGCATACTACAACCGTGGTTTGTGTTACCAGCTGTTGAGAAATCACAAACTG GCACTGCGAGACTACGGCATAACCTTGCTACTTCCTGGGCCGAAACAGCTGGCTTTTAAAACGCTGGTGAACCGTGCACTCCTCTACACAGAGCTCAATGACCCTTGCAATGCCTTAGAG GACTTCTTAGATGCCTCAGACAGAAGCCCAGAGGATGCTGCCATCCATCATGCCCTGGGCGTGTACCACCACAG GCTGGGACAGCTACAAGAGTCCGTCAAAGCCTACACACAAGCTATGAGGTTCCACCCCTTCTTCCTGGAGGCCTATGTTGGCCGAGGGAACGCCCTCATGGACTATGGCCACAACCAGGCTAGAAAACAGGCACAGAGAGACTACCTGAGTGCCCTGCACCTGGACCCACTCTGCCAGAGCGCTCGAATATGTCTGGCATACAACTTCCAG ATAATCTGA